The following proteins come from a genomic window of Papilio machaon chromosome 7, ilPapMach1.1, whole genome shotgun sequence:
- the LOC106715076 gene encoding signal-induced proliferation-associated 1-like protein 3 translates to MYAPDHLRRKEVRDVMYRSNSSLDLIYTEHPSGNGLRREYGSHGSIDVIGGTSDRLPAMVHNYSSVSTPDKQPGLGRADRLAEVLASDHADGPPPRSSVSPKPRLKLNKLWGGAAPVLSRQPLDDGALPSTVPEEVKRKQFAHYDCQSLMANLSYAAEIRGALLSRRRNTTTGASAASLLATRGLPPGEDAVPDTGDGRSNELLESCPFFRNELGGEEERCISLCSRTARGAIPGQYGGWHRPRAAYGFSVLEFPPGHTHWRQGCPFARSLAPLPVESQDLGALYYRNYFYTQPHQNWFGMEENLGPVAISIKKERVELRRGGGDALAPASQLAWHYRVIVRTAELLTIRGSVLEDALPIVKPSNNSATYNTKDVLEYIAPEIQLSCLRLGITNSGAEEQLLRLDEQCVTRHYKVGVMYCKSGQSTEEEMYNNQEAGPAFVEFLQMLGQTVRLKDFDKYKAGLDNRTDSTGLYSVYTTYQGCEIMFHVSTMLPYTPNNRQQLLRKRHIGNDIVTIVFQEPGAAPFTPRNIRSQFQHVFVVVRVIDPCTENTHYSIAVSRAKEVPLFGPPIKDGAVYPKGDAFTELLLSKVINGENAAIQSPKFSTMATRTRQEYLKDLAKNYVTATTVETGQKFSIFSSLLMKSGNNSNSSTVIPRLDNCTNDVLVRGALCFHVQVQDEGAGGNLLDCIMGVSADSIVLIEDSSRQIVLVLPTNTLLGWVVSGGWSRVYYHRGESVRVRGAPEALLRRLASVAPPHAHNLHEITLERGQAAQLGFHVQPDGLVTAVEGGGCAARAGVRRGARLLEVCRAAVVALHHDQLVDLLKTSDPVTVTVTFASSARCGCEMGAEEWAAPGRADAQQQRARRHDRADRHSPPRSDSSGYGTGGSGRSLRQQRSPQTSPVSESARRAEPRHARRPRSSPAAPTPTTPGTAPTLQNNSLTEELMRLMDAELGEGQSEGTGRGPPLPLPDAAALDWATLVHTATRAMLQICEEHQYPTMDNLESLDNPASEPLQDSWPEPPISETSISTVMSNSPSVSINVSAVGGASAVGGVNAVGGVTGAVTSADSTACGCGLAARVATLEADAATAQRQNNQLEEEVRRLRRHNARLREESARAVWQLRHFTQWLKRTVDRQ, encoded by the exons ATGTACGCTCCAGATCACCTCAGACGGAAAGAAGTCAGAGATGTTATGTACCGCAGCAATTCAAGTCTTGACTTGATATACACCGAGCATCCATCGGGGAACGGTTTACGGCGCGAATATGGGAGTCATGGATCTATCGACGTAATAGGTGGGACCAGTGATAGACTACCAGCAATGGTGCACAATTACAGCAGCGTATCTACTCCGGACAAACAACCGGGGTTAGGTCGAGCTGATCGACTGGCCGAAGTCTTGGCCAGCGATCATGCCGATGGACCGCCTCCCAGATCCAGTGTCAGCCCTAAGCCCCGCCTTAAGCTGAATAAACTATGGGGTGGAGCTGCGCCCGTGCTGTCACGTCAACCTCTTGATGACGGTGCCCTCCCATCAACAGTCCCCGAGGAAGTCAAAAGAAAGCAATTTGCCCACTATGATTGTCAGTCTTTGATGGCTAATTTAAGTTATGCAGCAGAAATACGTGGGGCATTATTGAGTAGACGTCGTAACACAACTACAGGGGCATCAGCAGCATCACTGTTAGCGACGCGTGGTCTACCTCCAGGCGAGGATGCTGTACCGGATACTGGAGATGGACGGTCTAATGAACTCTTAGAAAGTTGCCCCTTTTTTAGAAATGAATTAGGAG GTGAAGAAGAGCGCTGTATATCCCTGTGCTCACGAACTGCCCGTGGAGCGATACCGGGACAATATGGAGGATGGCATCGGCCCCGTGCTGCTTATGGCTTCTCAGTATTAGAATTTCCCCCCGGACATACACATTGGCGGCAAGGTTGTCCATTTGCACGGTCTCTCGCACCACTGCCTGTAGAAAGTCAAGATCTAGGAGCATTATATTATAGGAACTATTTTTACACACAAC cACATCAGAATTGGTTTGGAATGGAGGAGAATCTAGGTCCTGTAGCTATATCCATCAAGAAAGAACGGGTTGAGTTACGTCGTGGCGGGGGAGATGCATTAGCTCCTGCTTCTCAGTTGGCCTGGCACTATCGTGTCATCGTACGAACAGCGGAGCTACTCACAATACGAGGCTCTGTGCTAGAAGATGCTTTACCTATTGTCAAACCAAGCAATAATAGTGCCACCTACAATACCAAAGATGTCTTGGAATACATAGCTCCCGAAATACAACTCAGCTGCTTAAG actGGGCATTACAAACAGTGGTGCTGAAGAGCAACTATTACGTTTAGATGAACAATGTGTGACTAGACACTACAAAGTGGGTGTAATGTATTGCAAGAGCGGACAGTCCACCGAAGAAGAAATGTATAACAACCAAGAAGCAGGTCCTGCATTTGTAGAATTCCTACAAATGTTAGGACAGACTGTGAGattaaaagattttgataaatacaAGGCTGGATTGGACAATAGGACTGATTCAACGGGCTTGTATTCAGTGTACACTACGTACCAAGGTTGTGAAATTATGTTTCACGTGTCTACAATGCTACCTTACACACCTAATAATAGACAACAATTGTTGAGAAAAAGACACATTGGCAATGATATAGTAACAATAGTCTTCCAAGAACCCGGAGCTGCACCATTTACACCGAGAAATATACGATCTCAGTTCcaacatgtttttgtagttGTAAGAGTTATAGATCCGTGTACAGAAAATACACATTATAGTATAGCTGTGAGCCGAGCGAAAGAAGTGCCTTTATTTGGACCCCCAATCAAAGATGGTGCTGTTTACCCCAAGGGTGATGCTTTTACTGAATTGTTACTGAGTAAG GTGATAAATGGTGAGAACGCAGCTATACAGTCGCCCAAATTTAGTACAATGGCGACGCGCACACGTCAAGAGTACCTGAAAGATTTAGCTAAGAATTACGTTACTGCAACAACTGTTGAAACTGGACAAAAATTCT CAATATTCTCATCTCTGCTGATGAAAAGTGGAAACAATTCAAATAGCAGTACAGTTATTCCACGTCTTGATAATTGCACGAACGATGTTTTAGTTAGAGGAGCATTGTGCTTTCAT gtTCAAGTACAAGACGAAGGAGCTGGTGGCAATTTGCTCGACTGCATAATGGGCGTGTCTGCTGACAGTATAGTACTTATAGAGGACAGTTCTCGTCAGATTGTGTTGGTACTACCAACAAATACACTGCTTG GTTGGGTGGTGAGCGGTGGTTGGAGCCGCGTGTACTACCACCGCGGCGAgagcgtgcgcgtgcgcggaGCACCCGAGGCGCTGCTGCGCCGGTTGGCCAGTGTGGCCCCGCCCCACGCCCACAACCTGCACGAGATCACTCTTGAGCGCGGACAAGCAGCGCAACTAg GTTTCCACGTGCAGCCTGACGGTCTGGTGACGGCGGTGGAGGGTGGGGGGTGCGCGGCGAGGGCGGGGGTGAGGCGCGGCGCGCGTCTGCTGGAGGTGTGCCGCGCCGCTGTCGTAGCTCTGCACCACGACCAACTCGTTGACCTGCTCAAGACTTCAGACCCAGTCACG GTGACGGTTACGTTCGCGTCGAGCGCACGGTGCGGGTGTGAGATGGGGGCGGAGGAGTGGGCGGCGCCGGGGCGTGCGGACGCGCAGCAGCAGCGCGCGCGCAGGCACGACCGCGCTGACAGGCACTCCCCGCCACGATCTGACAGCTCCGGATATGGCACAG GTGGGTCAGGTCGCAGCTTGCGACAGCAGCGGTCGCCGCAGACGTCGCCGGTGTCGGAGAGTGCGCGCAGAGCGGAGCCGCGACATGCTCGCCGGCCGCGCTCCTCCCCCGCAGCACCCACACCCACCACACCTGGCACCGCACCCACATTGCAGAATAATTCACTCACT gAAGAGCTGATGCGTTTAATGGACGCTGAGCTGGGGGAGGGACAGAGTGAGGGGACGGGACGAGGTCCTCCACTTCCGCTGCCTGACGCCGCCGCCCTCGACTGGGCCACGCTCGTACACACCGCCACCAGAGCCATGTTGCAG atatGCGAAGAACACCAGTATCCGACAATGGATAATTTAGAATCACTCGACAATCCTGCAAGTGAGCCCTTGCAGGACTCTTGGCCAGAACCACCG ATATCAGAGACATCGATATCAACAGTGATGTCGAATAGCCCGAGTGTGTCGATCAATGTGAGCGCAGTGGGCGGGGCTAGTGCTGTGGGTGGGGTTAATGCAGTAGGCGGGGTTACGGGTGCAGTGACGAGCGCGGACAGTACTGCGTGCGGCTGCGGGCTCGCCGCCAGAGTTGCCACATTAGAAGCGGACGCGGCAACTGCACAGCGCCAAAACAACCAGCTGGAGGAAGAG gttcGACGTTTGAGACGACACAACGCTCGCCTAAGAGAGGAATCCGCGAGAGCAGTTTGGCAACTGCGACACTTCACGCAGTGGCTCAAGAGAACCGTCGACAGACAATAA
- the LOC106715082 gene encoding cilia- and flagella-associated protein 44 produces the protein MADEEEPGQIGEEQREEGELEHHEEEAVEEEQEPEESILTEYDPDDFLSGAINSLDSTIPLDFLEFEYSFGYNCLKYFNLCACDETVICWAAGSIITFMDVKTKQTWFRRSTTGGSVGNITSYRVDPNYRIAIAEGREGDRDPLILLYTWPQMEIDAVLRDGTSNAYSIMDFSPDGELLASVGKEPDYNLTIWNWKKHKILLRTSAFSFDVNAAMFSKYCPGQLTTAGAAHIKFWKMAETFTGLKLKGDLGRFGKTEICDVLGVYPMPDEKVLSGCEWGNILVWEAGLVKLEVTQRGRKTCHKAPVIQFMLSPAGDEVTTISRDGCVRAWYWDTVEQADPPEDDPFVELNPVAETCVPGCQIMCLKHQKDMYWYAQDGNGGIWTVDIEIDKIECNHNKISTYHAGEVIAMVALRLHPILLTVGCDGALQAYSTETQMLLARYQFPNAVTCMLYPPHEVDPSARIVLIGFADGVMRTLLIHPDILQAATALIDVRIHSALTIHSEDSLNPDALDLISLLKPHSKSLTQITINYQNTLLVTSGQDSTIFMYQLKSGRPFTLNRLGFITTPNNVTYMTWKPDEERVLLLCGPVGSLMEVVLPDAEVQKYSEITTFKLEFISSKQTQIKKHFLRYRPFPQEEDLASIDEEALKAKEEAEKEKDDEEEEWIGEIQLIEDETIAGTTLTWAAYCEEGVWTVQQDTGALLLVRPGLSKIFKYGPIPEAWTEDITTLKFICDGAYLMIGTNTGYIRVVRMPLEDEDNEDYHYMTWRLAQQKLLRKLKGRRLAKEETQPTPRIDFNDYYYLPMHDFYTGAITCIEISADGSRLFSCGKDGNIFSYTISFPEPLIPKLELKPIDLPKVPKMKEPSTIDGELMSHEQLKQKEEYDKKMAIANAHKKQVRDQLAELTVEYNKLIKANKALPYSQQIDVTLDPRPLIEQEKELDEAKALTKRKLAHQLEASDLGYQKMYTRNIIQLDVFPFTLKAIRDPNIMLRPLRQKNLSKAFYEQFDEVHQKMAEAALRGRRAESIARRVISKKASWGPPRVASFLLGLPPRAPHPLKKAIRNYYKRLNRHHLQFIEWHEHSARKPDPNAMPPGAAEALKEAEATIGNRLLKTQPDYVAPPGHNTQLRICTTRKEIHDNKHEFNEKVLELRQHKLRLVDRMKSIGDRLGEIRSEIPHSMVKQPPPVPAIDEALEFPEKNLEIKPEVTVKHHMTLTKKIQQERRKSISLSQPRVRPSRVARFVPITVTRPLAASWELLKTKQDQETSAVEVEIRERRIKRHLYEQDMLLADAAVSIQQFDSRLRELQRERIRVQEKNQLLELHLFQLHREMNVLNRFEAHEDRLAERVYVKLMQIRGVQEQIEDCEHRIDEHYTEKEMLDASCQEIQSQFKRLVHDNKFADFLRRIFKKKYRPPRDRDDDESSESESESSSSEEEDDASLDSRDIGPIRLDPNVCPEGCDKEIYDKTYELRNTRHRHEQEMIEKDRLVELLRKDIEAHNKVKRTLTIQLDKRKNDLREFMMEKQNCMNEVDQVVVLRYDQIRASAFRGCTGPQGLSNTVVFPERLLQKLRQRVLELRDEIKQQRQRHKINRTHLFRMNIDLKAMEEQASELRAKMRDVLTRKLGKPRRVDRTLDDLLRQMARRHKFTSAVGTMPQMQMQIRQWHERLGELEKKYLKELDHYSDRLRLASALQADILPQKPCKDPNVMVGNYEPEQYQRDVVRLRIIRSQQLQQIAALKEEIKGLRTKPFSQEIGPVRRGPHLEVDQSELRLNPIKRTTRHTKKKYFPITPIGSQTQVVQEVNVMSLLYDCLDAMRVTRDDADQLLKDLTDQLPDVLAGTKSRFEVIDSLVRKWLLKHGGDPSLYKKQTRAFDALAALADRLIKEHIAAMEGAEPKELEAMKSLEDALREVSDKDQTLHRRLGPALAALMHTTDMEELATQETMTLLVNSLIGGDHRLTAESVDRIQPDDVIEDIRECGVRAPINELRKIVKLAVDCLRSQLIGPEEAKFLDAEVAKALSVESFSKK, from the exons ATGGCAGACGAAGAAGAACCAGGTCAAATTGGCGAAG agcAACGAGAGGAAGGTGAGTTAGAGCATCATGAAGAAGAAGCAGTAGAAGAAGAACAAGAACCAGAAGAATCAATTTTAACAGAATATGATCCTGATGACTTTCTATCAGGCGCTATCAATAGCTTGGATTCCACAATTCCTCTAGATTTCTTAGAATTTGA ATATTCTTTCGGATATAACTGCCTGAAGTACTTCAATTTATGTGCATGCGATGAAACAGTTATTTGCTGGGCGGCTGGCagtattataacttttatggACGTCAAAACTAAACAAACTTGGTTTCGTAGAAGCACTACTGGGGGCTCTGTTGGCAATATTAcg TCTTACAGAGTAGATCCCAACTACCGTATAGCAATAGCAGAAGGCAGAGAGGGTGACCGCGACCCCTTGATACTGCTCTACACATGGCCGCAGATGGAAATAGATGCCGTTTTACGCGATGGAACGTCGAATGCGTACTCCATTATGGACTTTAG CCCAGATGGAGAGCTGTTAGCGTCCGTGGGGAAAGAACCTGATTACAATTTGACCATATGGAACTGGAAGAAACATAAAATTCTTTTAAGAACTAGTGCTTTCTCTTTCGATGTTAACGCTGCgatgttttcaaaatattgcCCAGGACAATTAACGACGGCAG gagCAGCACATATAAAGTTTTGGAAAATGGCAGAAACATTTACGGGACTCAAACTAAAGGGAGACCTTGGTAGATTTGGTAAGACAGAAATTTGCGACGTTCTAGGCGTATATCCTATGCCAGATGAAAAG GTGTTATCCGGGTGCGAATGGGGTAACATTCTAGTTTGGGAAGCGGGACTCGTCAAGTTGGAAGTAACACAACGTGGTCGGAAGACTTGTCATAAAGCGCCTGTC ATTCAATTCATGCTAAGTCCTGCGGGCGACGAGGTGACGACCATCTCTCGGGACGGTTGCGTTCGCGCCTGGTATTGGGACACAGTGGAGCAAGCCGATCCGCCGGAGGACGATCCTTTTGTAGAACTCAATCCTGTTGCTGAAACATGT GTACCAGGCTGTCAGATCATGTGTCTCAAACATCAAAAGGACATGTATTGGTATGCACag GATGGTAATGGTGGCATATGGACGGTGGATATCGAGATAGATAAAATTGAGTgcaatcataataaaatatcgacGTACCACGCTGGAGAAGTGATTGCGATGGTAGCTCTCCGCTTGCATCCTATACTCCTCACGGTGGGATGCGACGGCGCCCTGCAGGCCTACAGCACGGAAACCCAGATGTTGCTGGCCAGGTATCAGTTCCCGAATGCTGTCACATGCATGCTGTATCCGCCGCATGAG gtTGATCCCAGTGCGAGAATAGTTTTAATCGGATTTGCGGACGGAGTGATGCGAACTCTATTGATACATCCAGATATATTGCAAGCCGCCACTGCCCTCATCGACGTGCGGATTCATTCCGCGTTGACCATACACAGCGAGGATTCTCTAAACCCCGATGCACTGGATCTGATTTCG TTGCTTAAGCCCCATTCCAAATCTTTAACGCAAATAACAATCAATTACCAAAACACGTTGCTGGTCACCAGCGGACAGGACagtacaatatttatgtaccAATTGAAATCTGGTAGACCCTTCACTCTAAACAGATTGGGATTTATAACAACCCCTAATAATGTAACGTACATGACTTGGAAACCAGACGAG GAAAGAGTATTACTTTTATGTGGACCCGTTGGTTCTTTAATGGAAGTAGTTTTACCAGACGCCGAAGTTCAAAAATATTCTGAGATAACAACATTCAAATTGGAATTTATATCTTCCAAACAAACCCAAATTAAGAAACATTT cttGCGTTACCGCCCTTTCCCACAAGAAGAGGACCTGGCCAGTATTGACGAGGAAGCATTAAAAGCTAAAGAGGAAGCAGAAAAAGAAAAGGAcgacgaagaagaagaatgGATAGGAGAAATTCAACTAA TTGAAGATGAAACAATAGCTGGCACAACACTCACATGGGCTGCGTATTGCGAGGAGGGTGTATGGACAGTGCAGCAGGACACGGGGGCCTTGTTGCTCGTTCGACCGGGTCTTagcaaaatattcaaatatggTCCCATACCTGAAGCGTGGACTGAAGATATTACCACTTTGAAATTCAT ATGCGACGGCGCCTATTTAATGATAGGCACTAATACTGGTTACATCCGAGTCGTGAGAATGCCTTTGGAAGATGAAGACAATGAGGATTACCACTATATGACCTGGAGATTGGCTCAACAAAAACTTTTACGTAAACTTAAAGGCAGACGTCTCGCTAAGGAAGAG ACTCAACCAACGCCGCGCATTGATTTCAATGACTATTATTACTTACCCATGCATGATTTCTATACTGGCGCTATAACTTGCATCGAGATAAGTGCAGATGGAAG CCGACTATTTTCATGTGGAAAAgatggaaatattttttcgtataCAATCAGTTTTCCAGAGCCCTTGATACCcaaattagaattaaaacCAATAGACCTTCCA AAAGTACCAAAGATGAAAGAGCCCAGTACTATAGACGGAGAACTGATGTCTCATGAACAACTGAAGCAGAAGGAAGAATATGACAAGAAAATGGCGATAGCCAATGCACACAAGAAGCAAGTTCGTGATCAACTCGCTGAACTTACTgttgaatataataaactgATCAAAGc GAATAAGGCCTTACCATATTCTCAACAAATCGACGTCACGCTGGACCCTCGGCCCCTGATAGAACAAGAGAAAGAGCTAGATGAAGCCAAAGcattaacaaaaagaaaactcGCTCACCAGTTGGAAGCTTCTGACCTAGGTTATCAGAAAATGTACACTCGAAACATAATACAACTTGATGTGTTTCCCTTTACACTGAAAGCCATTAG GGATCCGAACATTATGCTAAGACCTTTGCGACAGAAAAATCTTTCCAAAGCATTTTACGAGCAGTTTGACGAAGTGCATCAGAAAATGGCCGAAGCAGCTTTACGAGGAAG ACGCGCGGAATCTATCGCACGTCGGGTTATTTCTAAGAAAGCCTCTTGGGGTCCTCCGCGAGTGGCTTCCTTTTTATTAGGACTACCGCCTCGTGCGCCGCATCCATTGAAGAAAGCCATTAGGAATTATTACAAGCGCTTAAACCGTCATCATCTACAATTTATCGAG tgGCATGAACATTCAGCTCGCAAACCAGACCCAAATGCGATGCCTCCAGGCGCGGCTGAAGCTCTCAAAGAAGCGGAGGCAACCATCGGCAATAGATTGTTGAAGACTCAACCGGACTATGTCGCGCCGCCGGGGCACAACACGCAACTGAGAATTTGCACTACAAGGAAAGAG ATCCACGACAACAAGCACGAGTTCAATGAAAAGGTGCTCGAGTTGCGGCAGCACAAGCTGCGGCTAGTGGACCGCATGAAGTCTATCGGGGACAGACTGGGTGAGATCCGCTCGGAAATACCTCACAGCATGGTGAAGCAGCCTCCGCCAGTGCCGGCCATCGATGAAGCACTAGAATTCCCGGAGAAAAACTTAGAG ATTAAACCAGAAGTAACAGTGAAGCATCATATGACACTGACCAAGAAGATTCAACAGGAGAGAAGGAAGTCAATATCCCTATCGCAACCTCGCGTGCGTCCATCACGTGTTGCGAGATTCGTGCCCATAACAG TAACACGGCCGTTGGCTGCTTCGTGGgaacttttaaaaacaaaacaagatcAAGAGACATCTGCGGTAGAAGTAGAAATTAGAGAAAGACGTATTAAACG acATCTTTACGAGCAGGACATGTTGCTTGCGGACGCCGCAGTTTCAATACAGCAGTTTGATTCCCGTTTGAGAGAACTCCAAAGAGAGCGGATACGAGTACAa gaaaaaaatcaacttcTGGAGCtgcatttatttcaattacatcGGGAAATGAACGTTTTGAACCGTTTCGAAGCGCATGAAGACCGACTGGCCGAGCGCGTCTACGTCAAACTGATGCAG ATCCGAGGAGTTCAGGAGCAGATCGAGGACTGTGAGCATCGTATCGATGAGCATTACACAGAGAAGGAGATGCTGGACGCCTCCTGCCAGGAAATACAGTCGCAGTTCAAACGACTGGTGCATGACAACAAGTTTGCTGACTTCCTGCGAAGGATCTTCAAGAAGAAATATCGGCCCCCTCGCGATAGAGATGATGACG aaTCATCGGAATCTGAGTCCGAGTCATCGTCGAGTGAGGAGGAAGATGATGCGAGTTTGGACAGTCGCGACATCGGCCCTATACGATTGGATCCCAACGTCTGCCCCGAGGGCTGCGACAAGGAGATCTATGACAAGACATATGAATTACGCAACACCAG GCATCGACACGAGCAGGAAATGATAGAAAAAGACCGTCTCGTAGAGCTGCTGCGCAAAGACATTGAGGCTCACAATAAAGTGAAACGCACCTTGACCATACAGTTGGACAAAAGAAAGAACGACCTTAGAGAATTTATg ATGGAGAAACAGAACTGCATGAACGAAGTGGACCAAGTGGTGGTGCTGCGGTACGACCAAATACGTGCGTCGGCCTTCCGCGGCTGCACGGGGCCGCAGGGGCTTTCCAACACCGTCGTGTTCCCCGAGCGTCTGCTGCAAAAGCTGCGCCAGCGCGTGCTCGAGCTGCGAGACGAGATCAAACAGCAAAGACAGAGACATAA GATAAATCGCACTCACCTGTTCCGCATGAACATTGATCTGAAAGCGATGGAGGAGCAGGCGAGCGAGCTGCGTGCCAAGATGCGCGACGTGCTGACCCGCAAGCTGGGCAAGCCGCGCCGCGTCGACCGCACACTGGACGACCTGCTGCGTCAGATGGCGCGCCGACACAAGTTCACCTCCGCCGTCGGCACTATGCCGCAGATGCAGATGCAGATCCGCCAGTGGCAC GAACGTCTTGGAGAATtggagaaaaaatatttaaaagagttGGATCACTATTCGGATCGTCTACGCTTAGCTTCAGCTTTACAAGCGGATATCTTACCTCAGaag CCGTGTAAAGATCCAAACGTAATGGTTGGTAATTACGAACCGGAGCAATACCAACGAGACGTGGTCCGTCTACGAATAATTCGGTCTCAACAATTGCAGCAAATAGCG GCTCTGAAGGAAGAGATAAAAGGTCTCCGTACAAAGCCTTTCTCTCAGGAAATTGGGCCGGTGAGGAGAGGACCGCACCTCGAAGTCGACCAATCGGAACTACGTCTTAATCCAATAAAACGCACCACTAGACATACcaagaagaaatattttccaat CACGCCGATAGGTTCGCAGACGCAGGTGGTGCAGGAAGTGAACGTGATGTCGCTGCTGTACGACTGCCTGGACGCCATGCGCGTCACACGAGACGACGCCGACCAACTGCTCAAAGATCTCACCGACCAACTGCCTGACGTATTAGCTGG AACAAAATCTCGCTTCGAAGTGATCGACTCGCTCGTTCGCAAATGGCTACTGAAACACGGCGGCGATCCGAGTCTTTACAAGAAACAGACACGAGCTTTTGACGCCCTCGCCGCGCTGGCAGACCGCCTTATCAAAGAACAT ATTGCAGCAATGGAAGGCGCCGAACCAAAGGAATTGGAAGCTATGAAATCGTTGGAAGATGCTTTAAGAGAAGTTTCTGATAAAGACCAAACACTTCACAGACGACTCGGGCCAGCACTCGCGGCGTTGATGCACACCACTGATATGGAAGAATTAg CTACTCAAGAGACCATGACGTTATTGGTCAATTCACTTATAGGAGGCGATCACAGGCTCACCGCAGAATCTGTTGACCGCATTCAGCCCGATGACGTTATAGAAGATATTAGGG AATGTGGCGTTAGGGCTCCAATTAATGAGTTAaggaaaattgttaaattagcCGTGGATTGTCTCCGCTCGCAGCTAATAGGACCCGAAGAAGCAAAGTTCTTGGACGCCGAAGTTGCTAAAGCATTGTCAGTTGAatcttttagtaaaaaatga